GATGCTACTATCCCAATGCCGAGTTCTCCGAAATTGAAAGTCCTGTAAAAAATGCCACACATCTTGAGGATAATAGGAGTGAAGCTGCAAAGTGGAATTAATTCATCCTCAATTTCGCGAGTCCATAGAGAATACTCCATTCAAAACTCACAAGGCTTGCCTGCCAATCCCATGGAGCCCCAACTTGTACATAACACTGGTTAGGAGCATTCCTGGAACCAGAAGACCTCATCAGTGTACATAGGAGGGGTCGCGGCTTCGCAAGTGTAACTGAACTCTTATGAGATGGAACTCCCCTACCGTTCAGGGAATGTTGCGACAAGTAATGATTAATCAGTACtgcattttggttttgtttatcGATGTCATTTTCTTACTTCAATAACCGATTACATGATTAGATAAAGAGGCTAGTTTTAATTGAAAGAGGAGATGTTCAAAGCCTGCACAGAGAAGGAGGCAAACCACCGGGCTTTATGTTGGCCATTGGTCATAAGCCATCTGCCTGCCCCAGATTGCAGTTCTTAAAAGCAAACGTTGTCCTCTTAGCTCAGATCCTTATCTGATGTTGTTTTGTCGGACAATGCAGTTTTTAGATGTGCTATTGGATGGAAATCCATTGGTTGTAATAGTTCCATCATGATTTGAGTGGTTTATCTGAGGATATATTTTGCTGTGGGTTAATTAATCGATCGATTGCTACATATCTGATGGAAGTGAAATAAATCTGGGTCCATGAAATCATACCATCGACCCCTGGACagtcaaaaaaaggaaaggcagaAAGAAGCTGTGATAAATATTCCAATAAGTGATTGCACCTAACATTCTCCAGATGTCTTGTTGCTGAGTTGGTCAATCTCCACCATTTTACTTGGAAGGGTGCAGACCGAACTTTGGTTTAGTTTTGTTTGCAAAATCTGTTGCTTTGAGAATTCAGAACTTCCTCATCTAAGGACAATCCGAATTCACTCAATCCTTCTTTGTTATTGTTGCTTTAGTTTATTTACATCTGAAATGCCTGAGATCTTTCTGATTTAGGTATGTTGTTTGTTCACCCACTGGCATCTGAGTTTCATCTTAATCTCATTGGTAAAGGTACTCGTGTCTTATTAATCTGCAATTACCATCTCATATATTAAGCGACGCTTCTTTACTTCCACTTCAAGCAAATCGAGGTTTTTTCTGAAGGAGGGAGTTTTGTTCAAAGTATACTCCATGTTGAATGATCCAATGAAATGTCTTTTGAGAGAATGATTTATAGTATAACAAACTCTAATTTAAGATTTAAACCAAGACGGTATGGGGCACAGTATTTGTATTGAGACAATGCTTCACTTTATATTATGCTTCTGAGGATTACATTCTGAACTACTTACACGAGTGTATAATTCCAAAACCCTACACAAGTATTCCTCCCTTAACATATTCAGTGAAGGCCAACGCAACTAGTCCCAACATTGCAAACCTTCCGTTCCACAACTCAGCATCAGAAGTCATCAACCCGTCAGACTTTGACTCGGCTGTGACTCCTTGAAGCAGCGGAACAAGAGATGCAACCGAGAGCAGAATGCTCGTCCCTATGAACCACGGGATACCACCACCACTGATCTGAGCAGACAAGTCCTGGCCTTTAGACAGTTCGACCGCAATGGCTGCCACAAAGCCTATCATTGCGAGTCTGCCATTGATCCTCTCTGGCGCCGGCCCACTGAATGCAAACACATTTGTGAAGTCGGTGCTAACCTGTCAACATGATCAACGTTAACATATGCAAGGGATGGTTACTAGAATGAGTGACAATCTTACTTCATAAAATTTAATCAGCAGAGTATCACCAGTACAATTTCTTTGACATCACTTATCCTTCGGAAACTTTAATACTAATGTTTAATCTCTTTAAGTAAATAAAGGCTCCGTGCATAAGTTAGGCCTTTCCAAAACTCTTATTGATGTGCTAGGAGGCTCTCAAGCATATATATACctttgatttcaatttcgaGGATGGGTTCAGATCCGGCTTGCTCTCCTGCAACATTCATCACGTAAAAATGTTAATTCAATAAACTTCCCAACATCACATCGTTGATGTTTTAGGCAAGATTGTTCGAAAATGTGCTACTTTACCTCGGCCATACACCTCACATGCAAGCCACCTCGAGGAGCCAATCTAGGACTATGGTTGGCAGGGAAGAGCCCTCTCACAACAGATTTCCTGGAACTAATGTCGACTACGGTCCTAGGACTCACAGGGACCGAGTGCATCAGGATTGTTGAGGCCATGATCTTAAAACGATGACCAAAAGTTTTGGAATAACTAGGAGGACAATACTCAACTGAGCGTGTGCAGCTGAATGAACTTTGACTGGGCTGTTGTGCTACTTTCTTGGACTACGTAGTGAATAATACGAAGTGGTATTTATAAAGTGCCgcggaaagagagagagagagagagagagagagagagagagagagaggagagactGGTGGATGGTATTGGTTCCACGCGATGCATGTTTATTGGGGTTAAATGGTTTCACCTTGTCCGTTTAATGTGAAAGTGAAGACGTGGACCTTGAAATAGCCCTGAACAAACAACGGACAATGATCTGTGGAACTTTAGTTCTTGTTGGCTTTCGAACGTGAGGCCAAGAGAAGAATGACGTAGTTCGAGGTTTTCGAAT
The nucleotide sequence above comes from Eucalyptus grandis isolate ANBG69807.140 chromosome 2, ASM1654582v1, whole genome shotgun sequence. Encoded proteins:
- the LOC104423750 gene encoding early light-induced protein 1, chloroplastic; its protein translation is MASTILMHSVPVSPRTVVDISSRKSVVRGLFPANHSPRLAPRGGLHVRCMAEESKPDLNPSSKLKSKVSTDFTNVFAFSGPAPERINGRLAMIGFVAAIAVELSKGQDLSAQISGGGIPWFIGTSILLSVASLVPLLQGVTAESKSDGLMTSDAELWNGRFAMLGLVALAFTEYVKGGILV